One genomic region from Rattus norvegicus strain BN/NHsdMcwi chromosome 10, GRCr8, whole genome shotgun sequence encodes:
- the Zfp598 gene encoding zinc finger protein 598 isoform X2 — protein MAAAGAEGRRAALEAVAAPERGGGSCVLCCGDLEATALGRCDHPVCYRCSTKMRVLCEQRYCAVCREELRQVVFGKKLPAFAMIPIHQLQHEKKYDIYFADGKVFALYRQLLQHECPRCPHLPPFSLFGDLEQHMRKQHELFCCKLCLKHLKIFTHERKWYSRKDLARHRMQGDPDDTSHRGHPLCKFCDERYLDNDELLKHLRRDHYFCHFCDADGAQDYYSDYAYLREHFREKHFLCEEGRCSTEQFTHAFRTEIDLKAHKTACHSRSRAEARQNRQIDLQFSFAPRHSRRSEGVVSGEDYEEVDRYNRQGRAGRASGRGAQQNRRGSWREEEDREVAAAIRASVAAQQQEETQRVEDREEGSRPKKEEAAVRVPEESRGHRRLPRAQGEGTGSKETSTNGPVSQEAFSATGPGPVVAPSNSSLLGPSTLPPPNPKLKDEDFPSLCVSTSCCTAVTPSSVGLALAYPAPPRGKNTFQEEDFPALVSSAPKPSSAPSSLISAWNSSCSKKGNPPTPGAQAVVGSSQPSRKAGKGSRGGRKGGPAPVDEDSGGLTVQELRSVPTTVAVSSLLAPVANQNSAKVGKKKKMGSEKPGATSSPLLPPDHTPKPSGAEQVPEAPLSKAEVPVTIVVNGHSEGSALAWSIPKEPPGLPRPLGPLPCPIPQEDFPALGGPCPPRMPPPPGFSTVVLLKGTPPPPPPPPGLVPPISKPPPGFSSFLPSSHSTCVPSTTTITTTTTNMKAPRLAPTAGAYLVPENFRERNLQLIQSIKDFLQSDEACFSKFKSHSGEFRQGMISAAQYYKSCRDLLGENFQKIFSELLALLPDTAKQQELLSAHTDFCSRERPPSSKSKKNKKNVWQTSTQQLGLDCCVCPTCQQVLAHGDVSSHQALHAARDDDFPSLQAIARIIT, from the exons GTGGTCTTTGGGAAGAAACTCCCTGCCTTTGCTATGATCCCCATTCATCAGCTCCAACATGAGAAGAAATATGACATCTATTTTGCAGATGGAAAGGTGTTTGCGTTGTACAG GCAGCTGCTACAGCACGAGTGCCCACGGTGCCCTCACCTGCCACCCTTCAGCCTCTTTGGGGACTTGGAGCAGCACATGCGGAAGCAGCACGAGCTCTTCTGCTGCAAGTTGTGCCTCAAGCACCTCAAG ATCTTCACCCATGAGCGCAAGTGGTACTCACGCAAGGACCTGGCTCGACACCGTATGCAGGGTGACCCTGATGACACATCCCATCGGGGACACCCACTCTGTAAGTTCTGTGACGAGCGCTACCTGGACAATGATGAGCTGCTCAAGCACCTGCGTCGCGACCACTACTTCTGCCACTTCTGTGATGCCGATGGGGCCCAGGACTACTATAG CGATTATGCGTACCTGCGTGAGCACTTCCGGGAGAAGCACTTCCTATGTGAGGAGGGCCGTTGCAGCACTGAGCAGTTCACCCATGCCTTCCGCACTGAGATTGACCTCAAGGCTCACAAAACAGCTTGCCACAGCCGCAGCCGGGCCGAGGCACGCCAGAACCGTCAGATTGACCTTCAATTTAGCTTTGCACCACGGCACTCACGCCGGAGTGAGG GAGTCGTCAGTGGTGAGGACTACGAGGAGGTGGACAGGTACAACCGCCAGGGCCGAGCTGGCCGGGCCAGCGGGCGTGGAGCCCAGCAGAACCGCCGGGGAAGCTGGAG GGAAGAAGAAGACCGAGAAGTAGCAGCCGCTATCAGGGCCTCTGTGGCTGCCCAGCAACAAGAGGAGACTCAGAGGGTCGAGGACCGGGAGGAGGGTAGCAGGCCCAAGAAAGAGGAAGCAGCAGTCAGGGTGCCCGAGGAATCCCGTGGCCACCGGCGTCTGCCTCGGGCTCAGGGTGAAGGCACAG GCTCCAAGGAAACCTCAACAAACGGTCCTGTAAGCCAAGAAGCCTTCTCAGCCACAGGCCCAGGCCCAGTGGTTGCCCCCTCAAA TTCTTCCCTCCTTGGACCCAGTACCCTCCCACCACCCAACCCCAAGCTCAAGGATGAAGACTTCCCCAGCCTCTGTGTCTCCACCTCCTGCTGCACAGCGGTTACCCCAAGCTCTGTAGGCTTGGCACTGGCTTATCCTGCTCCTCCCAGGGGCAAGAACACCTTCCAGGAAGAGGATTTCCCTGCTCTGGTTTCCTCCGCACCCAAGCCCAGCAGTGCCCCATCCAGCCTCATCTCAGCTTGGAATAGCAGCTGCAGCAAGAAAGGGAACCCACCCACCCCAGGGGCCCAGGCTGTAGTTGGTAGCAGCCAGCCTTCCCGGAAGGCAGGGAAAGGGAGCAGGGGTGGCAGGAAGGGTGGTCCAGCCCCAGTGGATGAGGATAGTGGTGGCCTCACTGTGCAGGAGCTGCGGAGTGTGCCCACCACAGTGGCTGTCTCTTCTTTGCTGGCACCAGTTGCCAACCAGAATTCAGCCAAGGTtggcaagaagaagaagatgggCTCTGAGAAGCCTGGGGCCACATCATCCCCACTGTTGCCCCCTGATCATACCCCAAAACCTTCTGGGGCTGAGCAGGTCCCCGAAGCCCCTTTGAGCAAAGCTGAAGTGCCAGTAACCATCGTTGTCAATGGACATTCAGAGGGCTCAGCCCTGGCTTGGAGTATCCCAAAGGAACCTCCAGGCCTTCCAAGGCCCCTAggtcccctcccctgccccataCCACAGGAAGACTTTCCAGCTCTCGGAGGCCCTTGTCCACCCAGGATGCCTCCTCCCCCAG GCTTCAGCACCGTGGTGCTCTTGAAGGGCacaccacctccacccccacccccaccaggccTGGTGCCTCCCATCAGCAAGCCACCCCCTGGATTCTCTAGTTTCTTGCCCAGCTCCCACTCAACCTGTGTTCCTAgtactaccaccatcaccactaccaccaccaacatgAAAGC ACCCCGGCTAGCACCCACAGCAGGAGCCTACTTAGTTCCTGAGAATTTCCGGGAGAGAAACCTACAGCTTATCCAGTCTATCAAGGACTTTCTACAAAGCGATGAGGCCTGCTTCAGCAAGTTTAAAAGCCATTCAGGAGAGTTCAGACAG GGGATGATCTCTGCAGCTCAGTACTACAAGAGCTGCAGGGACCTGCTTGGAGAGAACTTCCAGAAGATCTTCAGTGAGCTGCTGGCACTCCTGCCAGACACAGCCAAACAGCAGGAACTGCTGTCTGCACACACTGACTTCTGCAGCCGTGAGAGGCCTCCCAGCTCCAAatctaagaaaaacaagaagaatgtGTGGCAGACCAGCACCCAGCAGTTGGGCCTGGACTGCTGTGTGTGCCCCACCTGCCAGCAGGTACTGGCACACGGCGACGTCAGCAGCCACCAGGCACTGCACGCTGCCCGGGACGATGACTTCCCCTCCCTTCAAGCCATTGCCAGGATCATCACGTAG
- the Zfp598 gene encoding zinc finger protein 598 isoform X1, protein MAAAGAEGRRAALEAVAAPERGGGSCVLCCGDLEATALGRCDHPVCYRCSTKMRVLCEQRYCAVCREELRQVVFGKKLPAFAMIPIHQLQHEKKYDIYFADGKVFALYRQLLQHECPRCPHLPPFSLFGDLEQHMRKQHELFCCKLCLKHLKIFTHERKWYSRKDLARHRMQGDPDDTSHRGHPLCKFCDERYLDNDELLKHLRRDHYFCHFCDADGAQDYYSDYAYLREHFREKHFLCEEGRCSTEQFTHAFRTEIDLKAHKTACHSRSRAEARQNRQIDLQFSFAPRHSRRSEGVVSGEDYEEVDRYNRQGRAGRASGRGAQQNRRGSWRYKREEEDREVAAAIRASVAAQQQEETQRVEDREEGSRPKKEEAAVRVPEESRGHRRLPRAQGEGTGSKETSTNGPVSQEAFSATGPGPVVAPSNSSLLGPSTLPPPNPKLKDEDFPSLCVSTSCCTAVTPSSVGLALAYPAPPRGKNTFQEEDFPALVSSAPKPSSAPSSLISAWNSSCSKKGNPPTPGAQAVVGSSQPSRKAGKGSRGGRKGGPAPVDEDSGGLTVQELRSVPTTVAVSSLLAPVANQNSAKVGKKKKMGSEKPGATSSPLLPPDHTPKPSGAEQVPEAPLSKAEVPVTIVVNGHSEGSALAWSIPKEPPGLPRPLGPLPCPIPQEDFPALGGPCPPRMPPPPGFSTVVLLKGTPPPPPPPPGLVPPISKPPPGFSSFLPSSHSTCVPSTTTITTTTTNMKAPRLAPTAGAYLVPENFRERNLQLIQSIKDFLQSDEACFSKFKSHSGEFRQGMISAAQYYKSCRDLLGENFQKIFSELLALLPDTAKQQELLSAHTDFCSRERPPSSKSKKNKKNVWQTSTQQLGLDCCVCPTCQQVLAHGDVSSHQALHAARDDDFPSLQAIARIIT, encoded by the exons GTGGTCTTTGGGAAGAAACTCCCTGCCTTTGCTATGATCCCCATTCATCAGCTCCAACATGAGAAGAAATATGACATCTATTTTGCAGATGGAAAGGTGTTTGCGTTGTACAG GCAGCTGCTACAGCACGAGTGCCCACGGTGCCCTCACCTGCCACCCTTCAGCCTCTTTGGGGACTTGGAGCAGCACATGCGGAAGCAGCACGAGCTCTTCTGCTGCAAGTTGTGCCTCAAGCACCTCAAG ATCTTCACCCATGAGCGCAAGTGGTACTCACGCAAGGACCTGGCTCGACACCGTATGCAGGGTGACCCTGATGACACATCCCATCGGGGACACCCACTCTGTAAGTTCTGTGACGAGCGCTACCTGGACAATGATGAGCTGCTCAAGCACCTGCGTCGCGACCACTACTTCTGCCACTTCTGTGATGCCGATGGGGCCCAGGACTACTATAG CGATTATGCGTACCTGCGTGAGCACTTCCGGGAGAAGCACTTCCTATGTGAGGAGGGCCGTTGCAGCACTGAGCAGTTCACCCATGCCTTCCGCACTGAGATTGACCTCAAGGCTCACAAAACAGCTTGCCACAGCCGCAGCCGGGCCGAGGCACGCCAGAACCGTCAGATTGACCTTCAATTTAGCTTTGCACCACGGCACTCACGCCGGAGTGAGG GAGTCGTCAGTGGTGAGGACTACGAGGAGGTGGACAGGTACAACCGCCAGGGCCGAGCTGGCCGGGCCAGCGGGCGTGGAGCCCAGCAGAACCGCCGGGGAAGCTGGAGGTACAAGAG GGAAGAAGAAGACCGAGAAGTAGCAGCCGCTATCAGGGCCTCTGTGGCTGCCCAGCAACAAGAGGAGACTCAGAGGGTCGAGGACCGGGAGGAGGGTAGCAGGCCCAAGAAAGAGGAAGCAGCAGTCAGGGTGCCCGAGGAATCCCGTGGCCACCGGCGTCTGCCTCGGGCTCAGGGTGAAGGCACAG GCTCCAAGGAAACCTCAACAAACGGTCCTGTAAGCCAAGAAGCCTTCTCAGCCACAGGCCCAGGCCCAGTGGTTGCCCCCTCAAA TTCTTCCCTCCTTGGACCCAGTACCCTCCCACCACCCAACCCCAAGCTCAAGGATGAAGACTTCCCCAGCCTCTGTGTCTCCACCTCCTGCTGCACAGCGGTTACCCCAAGCTCTGTAGGCTTGGCACTGGCTTATCCTGCTCCTCCCAGGGGCAAGAACACCTTCCAGGAAGAGGATTTCCCTGCTCTGGTTTCCTCCGCACCCAAGCCCAGCAGTGCCCCATCCAGCCTCATCTCAGCTTGGAATAGCAGCTGCAGCAAGAAAGGGAACCCACCCACCCCAGGGGCCCAGGCTGTAGTTGGTAGCAGCCAGCCTTCCCGGAAGGCAGGGAAAGGGAGCAGGGGTGGCAGGAAGGGTGGTCCAGCCCCAGTGGATGAGGATAGTGGTGGCCTCACTGTGCAGGAGCTGCGGAGTGTGCCCACCACAGTGGCTGTCTCTTCTTTGCTGGCACCAGTTGCCAACCAGAATTCAGCCAAGGTtggcaagaagaagaagatgggCTCTGAGAAGCCTGGGGCCACATCATCCCCACTGTTGCCCCCTGATCATACCCCAAAACCTTCTGGGGCTGAGCAGGTCCCCGAAGCCCCTTTGAGCAAAGCTGAAGTGCCAGTAACCATCGTTGTCAATGGACATTCAGAGGGCTCAGCCCTGGCTTGGAGTATCCCAAAGGAACCTCCAGGCCTTCCAAGGCCCCTAggtcccctcccctgccccataCCACAGGAAGACTTTCCAGCTCTCGGAGGCCCTTGTCCACCCAGGATGCCTCCTCCCCCAG GCTTCAGCACCGTGGTGCTCTTGAAGGGCacaccacctccacccccacccccaccaggccTGGTGCCTCCCATCAGCAAGCCACCCCCTGGATTCTCTAGTTTCTTGCCCAGCTCCCACTCAACCTGTGTTCCTAgtactaccaccatcaccactaccaccaccaacatgAAAGC ACCCCGGCTAGCACCCACAGCAGGAGCCTACTTAGTTCCTGAGAATTTCCGGGAGAGAAACCTACAGCTTATCCAGTCTATCAAGGACTTTCTACAAAGCGATGAGGCCTGCTTCAGCAAGTTTAAAAGCCATTCAGGAGAGTTCAGACAG GGGATGATCTCTGCAGCTCAGTACTACAAGAGCTGCAGGGACCTGCTTGGAGAGAACTTCCAGAAGATCTTCAGTGAGCTGCTGGCACTCCTGCCAGACACAGCCAAACAGCAGGAACTGCTGTCTGCACACACTGACTTCTGCAGCCGTGAGAGGCCTCCCAGCTCCAAatctaagaaaaacaagaagaatgtGTGGCAGACCAGCACCCAGCAGTTGGGCCTGGACTGCTGTGTGTGCCCCACCTGCCAGCAGGTACTGGCACACGGCGACGTCAGCAGCCACCAGGCACTGCACGCTGCCCGGGACGATGACTTCCCCTCCCTTCAAGCCATTGCCAGGATCATCACGTAG
- the Zfp598 gene encoding zinc finger protein 598 isoform X3: MAAAGAEGRRAALEAVAAPERGGGSCVLCCGDLEATALGRCDHPVCYRCSTKMRVLCEQRYCAVCREELRQVVFGKKLPAFAMIPIHQLQHEKKYDIYFADGKVFALYRQLLQHECPRCPHLPPFSLFGDLEQHMRKQHELFCCKLCLKHLKIFTHERKWYSRKDLARHRMQGDPDDTSHRGHPLCKFCDERYLDNDELLKHLRRDHYFCHFCDADGAQDYYSDYAYLREHFREKHFLCEEGRCSTEQFTHAFRTEIDLKAHKTACHSRSRAEARQNRQIDLQFSFAPRHSRRSEGVVSGEDYEEVDRYNRQGRAGRASGRGAQQNRRGSWRYKREEEDREVAAAIRASVAAQQQEETQRVEDREEGSRPKKEEAAVRVPEESRGHRRLPRAQGEGTGSKETSTNGPVSQEAFSATGPGPVVAPSNTLPPPNPKLKDEDFPSLCVSTSCCTAVTPSSVGLALAYPAPPRGKNTFQEEDFPALVSSAPKPSSAPSSLISAWNSSCSKKGNPPTPGAQAVVGSSQPSRKAGKGSRGGRKGGPAPVDEDSGGLTVQELRSVPTTVAVSSLLAPVANQNSAKVGKKKKMGSEKPGATSSPLLPPDHTPKPSGAEQVPEAPLSKAEVPVTIVVNGHSEGSALAWSIPKEPPGLPRPLGPLPCPIPQEDFPALGGPCPPRMPPPPGFSTVVLLKGTPPPPPPPPGLVPPISKPPPGFSSFLPSSHSTCVPSTTTITTTTTNMKAPRLAPTAGAYLVPENFRERNLQLIQSIKDFLQSDEACFSKFKSHSGEFRQGMISAAQYYKSCRDLLGENFQKIFSELLALLPDTAKQQELLSAHTDFCSRERPPSSKSKKNKKNVWQTSTQQLGLDCCVCPTCQQVLAHGDVSSHQALHAARDDDFPSLQAIARIIT; this comes from the exons GTGGTCTTTGGGAAGAAACTCCCTGCCTTTGCTATGATCCCCATTCATCAGCTCCAACATGAGAAGAAATATGACATCTATTTTGCAGATGGAAAGGTGTTTGCGTTGTACAG GCAGCTGCTACAGCACGAGTGCCCACGGTGCCCTCACCTGCCACCCTTCAGCCTCTTTGGGGACTTGGAGCAGCACATGCGGAAGCAGCACGAGCTCTTCTGCTGCAAGTTGTGCCTCAAGCACCTCAAG ATCTTCACCCATGAGCGCAAGTGGTACTCACGCAAGGACCTGGCTCGACACCGTATGCAGGGTGACCCTGATGACACATCCCATCGGGGACACCCACTCTGTAAGTTCTGTGACGAGCGCTACCTGGACAATGATGAGCTGCTCAAGCACCTGCGTCGCGACCACTACTTCTGCCACTTCTGTGATGCCGATGGGGCCCAGGACTACTATAG CGATTATGCGTACCTGCGTGAGCACTTCCGGGAGAAGCACTTCCTATGTGAGGAGGGCCGTTGCAGCACTGAGCAGTTCACCCATGCCTTCCGCACTGAGATTGACCTCAAGGCTCACAAAACAGCTTGCCACAGCCGCAGCCGGGCCGAGGCACGCCAGAACCGTCAGATTGACCTTCAATTTAGCTTTGCACCACGGCACTCACGCCGGAGTGAGG GAGTCGTCAGTGGTGAGGACTACGAGGAGGTGGACAGGTACAACCGCCAGGGCCGAGCTGGCCGGGCCAGCGGGCGTGGAGCCCAGCAGAACCGCCGGGGAAGCTGGAGGTACAAGAG GGAAGAAGAAGACCGAGAAGTAGCAGCCGCTATCAGGGCCTCTGTGGCTGCCCAGCAACAAGAGGAGACTCAGAGGGTCGAGGACCGGGAGGAGGGTAGCAGGCCCAAGAAAGAGGAAGCAGCAGTCAGGGTGCCCGAGGAATCCCGTGGCCACCGGCGTCTGCCTCGGGCTCAGGGTGAAGGCACAG GCTCCAAGGAAACCTCAACAAACGGTCCTGTAAGCCAAGAAGCCTTCTCAGCCACAGGCCCAGGCCCAGTGGTTGCCCCCTCAAA TACCCTCCCACCACCCAACCCCAAGCTCAAGGATGAAGACTTCCCCAGCCTCTGTGTCTCCACCTCCTGCTGCACAGCGGTTACCCCAAGCTCTGTAGGCTTGGCACTGGCTTATCCTGCTCCTCCCAGGGGCAAGAACACCTTCCAGGAAGAGGATTTCCCTGCTCTGGTTTCCTCCGCACCCAAGCCCAGCAGTGCCCCATCCAGCCTCATCTCAGCTTGGAATAGCAGCTGCAGCAAGAAAGGGAACCCACCCACCCCAGGGGCCCAGGCTGTAGTTGGTAGCAGCCAGCCTTCCCGGAAGGCAGGGAAAGGGAGCAGGGGTGGCAGGAAGGGTGGTCCAGCCCCAGTGGATGAGGATAGTGGTGGCCTCACTGTGCAGGAGCTGCGGAGTGTGCCCACCACAGTGGCTGTCTCTTCTTTGCTGGCACCAGTTGCCAACCAGAATTCAGCCAAGGTtggcaagaagaagaagatgggCTCTGAGAAGCCTGGGGCCACATCATCCCCACTGTTGCCCCCTGATCATACCCCAAAACCTTCTGGGGCTGAGCAGGTCCCCGAAGCCCCTTTGAGCAAAGCTGAAGTGCCAGTAACCATCGTTGTCAATGGACATTCAGAGGGCTCAGCCCTGGCTTGGAGTATCCCAAAGGAACCTCCAGGCCTTCCAAGGCCCCTAggtcccctcccctgccccataCCACAGGAAGACTTTCCAGCTCTCGGAGGCCCTTGTCCACCCAGGATGCCTCCTCCCCCAG GCTTCAGCACCGTGGTGCTCTTGAAGGGCacaccacctccacccccacccccaccaggccTGGTGCCTCCCATCAGCAAGCCACCCCCTGGATTCTCTAGTTTCTTGCCCAGCTCCCACTCAACCTGTGTTCCTAgtactaccaccatcaccactaccaccaccaacatgAAAGC ACCCCGGCTAGCACCCACAGCAGGAGCCTACTTAGTTCCTGAGAATTTCCGGGAGAGAAACCTACAGCTTATCCAGTCTATCAAGGACTTTCTACAAAGCGATGAGGCCTGCTTCAGCAAGTTTAAAAGCCATTCAGGAGAGTTCAGACAG GGGATGATCTCTGCAGCTCAGTACTACAAGAGCTGCAGGGACCTGCTTGGAGAGAACTTCCAGAAGATCTTCAGTGAGCTGCTGGCACTCCTGCCAGACACAGCCAAACAGCAGGAACTGCTGTCTGCACACACTGACTTCTGCAGCCGTGAGAGGCCTCCCAGCTCCAAatctaagaaaaacaagaagaatgtGTGGCAGACCAGCACCCAGCAGTTGGGCCTGGACTGCTGTGTGTGCCCCACCTGCCAGCAGGTACTGGCACACGGCGACGTCAGCAGCCACCAGGCACTGCACGCTGCCCGGGACGATGACTTCCCCTCCCTTCAAGCCATTGCCAGGATCATCACGTAG
- the Zfp598 gene encoding zinc finger protein 598 gives MAAAGAEGRRAALEAVAAPERGGGSCVLCCGDLEATALGRCDHPVCYRCSTKMRVLCEQRYCAVCREELRQVVFGKKLPAFAMIPIHQLQHEKKYDIYFADGKVFALYRQLLQHECPRCPHLPPFSLFGDLEQHMRKQHELFCCKLCLKHLKIFTHERKWYSRKDLARHRMQGDPDDTSHRGHPLCKFCDERYLDNDELLKHLRRDHYFCHFCDADGAQDYYSDYAYLREHFREKHFLCEEGRCSTEQFTHAFRTEIDLKAHKTACHSRSRAEARQNRQIDLQFSFAPRHSRRSEGVVSGEDYEEVDRYNRQGRAGRASGRGAQQNRRGSWREEEDREVAAAIRASVAAQQQEETQRVEDREEGSRPKKEEAAVRVPEESRGHRRLPRAQGEGTGSKETSTNGPVSQEAFSATGPGPVVAPSNTLPPPNPKLKDEDFPSLCVSTSCCTAVTPSSVGLALAYPAPPRGKNTFQEEDFPALVSSAPKPSSAPSSLISAWNSSCSKKGNPPTPGAQAVVGSSQPSRKAGKGSRGGRKGGPAPVDEDSGGLTVQELRSVPTTVAVSSLLAPVANQNSAKVGKKKKMGSEKPGATSSPLLPPDHTPKPSGAEQVPEAPLSKAEVPVTIVVNGHSEGSALAWSIPKEPPGLPRPLGPLPCPIPQEDFPALGGPCPPRMPPPPGFSTVVLLKGTPPPPPPPPGLVPPISKPPPGFSSFLPSSHSTCVPSTTTITTTTTNMKAPRLAPTAGAYLVPENFRERNLQLIQSIKDFLQSDEACFSKFKSHSGEFRQGMISAAQYYKSCRDLLGENFQKIFSELLALLPDTAKQQELLSAHTDFCSRERPPSSKSKKNKKNVWQTSTQQLGLDCCVCPTCQQVLAHGDVSSHQALHAARDDDFPSLQAIARIIT, from the exons GTGGTCTTTGGGAAGAAACTCCCTGCCTTTGCTATGATCCCCATTCATCAGCTCCAACATGAGAAGAAATATGACATCTATTTTGCAGATGGAAAGGTGTTTGCGTTGTACAG GCAGCTGCTACAGCACGAGTGCCCACGGTGCCCTCACCTGCCACCCTTCAGCCTCTTTGGGGACTTGGAGCAGCACATGCGGAAGCAGCACGAGCTCTTCTGCTGCAAGTTGTGCCTCAAGCACCTCAAG ATCTTCACCCATGAGCGCAAGTGGTACTCACGCAAGGACCTGGCTCGACACCGTATGCAGGGTGACCCTGATGACACATCCCATCGGGGACACCCACTCTGTAAGTTCTGTGACGAGCGCTACCTGGACAATGATGAGCTGCTCAAGCACCTGCGTCGCGACCACTACTTCTGCCACTTCTGTGATGCCGATGGGGCCCAGGACTACTATAG CGATTATGCGTACCTGCGTGAGCACTTCCGGGAGAAGCACTTCCTATGTGAGGAGGGCCGTTGCAGCACTGAGCAGTTCACCCATGCCTTCCGCACTGAGATTGACCTCAAGGCTCACAAAACAGCTTGCCACAGCCGCAGCCGGGCCGAGGCACGCCAGAACCGTCAGATTGACCTTCAATTTAGCTTTGCACCACGGCACTCACGCCGGAGTGAGG GAGTCGTCAGTGGTGAGGACTACGAGGAGGTGGACAGGTACAACCGCCAGGGCCGAGCTGGCCGGGCCAGCGGGCGTGGAGCCCAGCAGAACCGCCGGGGAAGCTGGAG GGAAGAAGAAGACCGAGAAGTAGCAGCCGCTATCAGGGCCTCTGTGGCTGCCCAGCAACAAGAGGAGACTCAGAGGGTCGAGGACCGGGAGGAGGGTAGCAGGCCCAAGAAAGAGGAAGCAGCAGTCAGGGTGCCCGAGGAATCCCGTGGCCACCGGCGTCTGCCTCGGGCTCAGGGTGAAGGCACAG GCTCCAAGGAAACCTCAACAAACGGTCCTGTAAGCCAAGAAGCCTTCTCAGCCACAGGCCCAGGCCCAGTGGTTGCCCCCTCAAA TACCCTCCCACCACCCAACCCCAAGCTCAAGGATGAAGACTTCCCCAGCCTCTGTGTCTCCACCTCCTGCTGCACAGCGGTTACCCCAAGCTCTGTAGGCTTGGCACTGGCTTATCCTGCTCCTCCCAGGGGCAAGAACACCTTCCAGGAAGAGGATTTCCCTGCTCTGGTTTCCTCCGCACCCAAGCCCAGCAGTGCCCCATCCAGCCTCATCTCAGCTTGGAATAGCAGCTGCAGCAAGAAAGGGAACCCACCCACCCCAGGGGCCCAGGCTGTAGTTGGTAGCAGCCAGCCTTCCCGGAAGGCAGGGAAAGGGAGCAGGGGTGGCAGGAAGGGTGGTCCAGCCCCAGTGGATGAGGATAGTGGTGGCCTCACTGTGCAGGAGCTGCGGAGTGTGCCCACCACAGTGGCTGTCTCTTCTTTGCTGGCACCAGTTGCCAACCAGAATTCAGCCAAGGTtggcaagaagaagaagatgggCTCTGAGAAGCCTGGGGCCACATCATCCCCACTGTTGCCCCCTGATCATACCCCAAAACCTTCTGGGGCTGAGCAGGTCCCCGAAGCCCCTTTGAGCAAAGCTGAAGTGCCAGTAACCATCGTTGTCAATGGACATTCAGAGGGCTCAGCCCTGGCTTGGAGTATCCCAAAGGAACCTCCAGGCCTTCCAAGGCCCCTAggtcccctcccctgccccataCCACAGGAAGACTTTCCAGCTCTCGGAGGCCCTTGTCCACCCAGGATGCCTCCTCCCCCAG GCTTCAGCACCGTGGTGCTCTTGAAGGGCacaccacctccacccccacccccaccaggccTGGTGCCTCCCATCAGCAAGCCACCCCCTGGATTCTCTAGTTTCTTGCCCAGCTCCCACTCAACCTGTGTTCCTAgtactaccaccatcaccactaccaccaccaacatgAAAGC ACCCCGGCTAGCACCCACAGCAGGAGCCTACTTAGTTCCTGAGAATTTCCGGGAGAGAAACCTACAGCTTATCCAGTCTATCAAGGACTTTCTACAAAGCGATGAGGCCTGCTTCAGCAAGTTTAAAAGCCATTCAGGAGAGTTCAGACAG GGGATGATCTCTGCAGCTCAGTACTACAAGAGCTGCAGGGACCTGCTTGGAGAGAACTTCCAGAAGATCTTCAGTGAGCTGCTGGCACTCCTGCCAGACACAGCCAAACAGCAGGAACTGCTGTCTGCACACACTGACTTCTGCAGCCGTGAGAGGCCTCCCAGCTCCAAatctaagaaaaacaagaagaatgtGTGGCAGACCAGCACCCAGCAGTTGGGCCTGGACTGCTGTGTGTGCCCCACCTGCCAGCAGGTACTGGCACACGGCGACGTCAGCAGCCACCAGGCACTGCACGCTGCCCGGGACGATGACTTCCCCTCCCTTCAAGCCATTGCCAGGATCATCACGTAG